A window of Equus przewalskii isolate Varuska chromosome 6, EquPr2, whole genome shotgun sequence genomic DNA:
taaagaGCCACATTAGAGAGCAGAGCTAGCTTTTTTCCTGTTCATCCAGAAATGGGTTATGTCTAGTTGTGTCACTACTTGTAACCAACTAAATCAATGAACTTGACTCCTCCCTGCCCAGAAGAGCCCGGCGTTTGACTGAGCCCCAGGAAACCCACAGTCCCTGGACCCCACAGACCTGCCAGGGATCCCGAGTAGGCAGCCCAGGTGAAACTGCAGAGGGCAGGAAACCAGTGCATCAAGGAAGAGCCTGGGGCTCAGGTGACAGACCTCCGCGGTCATGCCCGGCATCAGTGTGCTTCCAGAGTTGGATGCTCCTGTGGGACACAGGACCAGGGAACAGGGCGGCTTCCAAGAGAGTTTGCTTCCCGTGAAAATCACAGCTTGTGAAACTTCCCCCAGCTGCGGGAGCTGTAGATTGTGTAATTTCGAAGAACCTAAAATAAGTTTCAGATCTCCTGCCAGCGTCCCTGTACTGGCATGACCTTGCCCTGAAACGCTTGGACCTCCTGTGAGAGGCAGCGGTCACTGGGAATTTCCTCTGGTTGCTGGGCAGGGGCTCCGTAAGCACTTTTCATTTCATCTGGACGGAACATACTCAGGATGGGGCCTCCCTATGATGCTGCCTTCATTGACTGAATTGCTGTCGCCCCAATGTCCATGAGCAGGTGTGACTTGGTGCCCGATCTGGAAGCCCAAGGGTCTGGCTGGCTCCCCCGTGGCCTCATCTTCTGCCTCATGTGGGTTGGCTCTCCTGGTGGACTGGAATCTGCTGCCCTGGCTCAGTTGTCGAGGGATCTCCTGAGTTTGCTGGCACTGGTCCCTGTGTGTGAAAGGGGATGCTGCTTCCTGTCCCAGCACCCAGTGGGCAGGGCCCTGAAATGGCCCAACTCCCCGCTGTCCCCTCCTTGGTGTGCCTTGTCACGCGGGTCTTAATTCAGCCTCTGCCACACGGCTCACCCTTGGGCTCTGAGAGGCCGGAGTTTCCCTGGAGGTGCAGAGTCAAGGTTGCCTGACAAAGCTAGGCCCATGTGAGAAGTTTCCCACTGGAAGTCAGAGCTGCCCGTCTGCCCCAGTGTCCAGGACTCCGGTGCCCGGCACCTGGTGCCCAGTGGATGTCAGGTTTCTTGAGACTAAGAATCTTTCACTGTAGGAAGGGTCTGTCTATAACTAAAACACGAGAAGACTCTTTCCCTGTCTTCTTCTTGTTGAGCTGTTTCAGTTCCTTAACACCCATGTCCTTGCAGACCTGGAGTGGAAGATCATTTACGTCGGCTCAGCCGAGAGCGAGGAGTTTGACCAGATCCTAGACTCGGTGCTGGTCGGCCCTGTCCCAGCAGGGAGACACATGTTCATCTTTCAGGTAAGAAAGATGAAGCCTTAGGCCTTGACACCTAGAAACATCCTCTTCCACCCAAAAGCACACAGTGTGGTTCACCGGTCAAAAGTTCAGGttcaagggctggcccagtggcgtggttaagttggtgtgctccatttcagtggcccggggtttgcaggttcagatcctaggcgtggacctggcactgctcatcaagccacgctgtggcagcatctcacataaaagagaggaagattggcaacagatgttagctcagggccaacttcctggcaaaaaaacaaattcaggcTGAAATCCTGGCTCTTCTCTCGAGAACTGCCTGACCTCTCCGAGGCACTTCACACCCTCCCTCTTCTCCACCTTGGTCAGAGCTCTTACCACGAGCCACTGATTCACAGCTGACTCTCGTTATTTGCAGTAGTTACATTCTGGGCAGTCCCTGCGAACACTGTGTTAGGGAATTTTTGAATGCTGAACCATCGCCCCTAGAGGAAATCCAGGGTTAGGGTTCTTGCAAGTCACATTTTTGTCGGCCAATCAATACAAAGCCttgttttatgtctgtttttgttaaagacaccttatttagtGGTAGTATTGATCGCTGACAGTGAACTCTGAGCCAGCAGCACGTAGCTCGTGCCTGAACGAAGCTTCTCTAACACACGTATTTCTCCATGAGGAACAGCACAGCCTCCTTGTGCTTAGGGACACTAGACAGTGCTCAGCACCATGCTGGGGGCATTTTAAAgggcaaaatcaccaacaaaaagcacaaaaatgcaacaAACACCTAAATAGGCCATGAAGAGAACACAATTCATTTAGAGTAAGAGCTGAAACAAGAGGAAGAGCATTGCCTCGTGGGGCCTCAGCTGGGGACGTGCACATCCAGCCACTCAGATCCCCCATTCTGCGTGTCGAGTGACGGTAAGAGCGCCCCAAGTACTGATTTGGGGTTGCAGATACACTTTAATGAGTAGGCGGGTTCACCAATCCCAAGCCCCAGATACGAGGCTCTGCCGTGGTTGCCGGTAGACCCCCCCGGCACCAGGGGCATCAGAAGCGCCGACTTAGCGTGACCCTTGCTCACACTTAAGTTTGAAAGCCTTGGCTCAGACCCACTCCCTACTTCACCCCTGCTGCTCCCGCCCCAATCAAGGCAACCTCGCCCTGTCGCACCTCCTCCCCCGTCTGTCCACAGTCACCCCCTCCAGCCCGCCCACCTCCAGGGCCGCTCCCAGGCGCGGCCGGCTGAAGCGTACTAAGTTTGGAACACGGAGCCCCGGGTCTTCAATTTGTGTTGGTCTCAGTTCGCACCAGTTGTGCAGCCAGTCCCCTCCATGCGTCACACCTTGAATCTGGCCACCTCTCTTTCCCCACCGCCTGGTCCGGGCCGCTGTCCTCTCTCCAGAATGACTGTGgcagcctcctcctgccccccgGCTCCATGGAGCCTTCCTCCCGCACAGCACCACGCGCTGCCACAGGCTTTGCAGAGCGCGGGAGAGCTGCAGCACTGCCCTCCTGCTAAACATTCTCGCAGCTTCTCTCCCAGCCCTTAACTGCCCAACAGGCCCTGGGTGGCCTGCTGCCCCCCTGTCCAGCCTCAGCCTATGCCACCCTCCCCCCTGCTTGCTACCCTCCTCCTCAGTGCCATTTACTTCTCCTTTGTGGCACCTGTCACATTCAGCACTTGACAGGTGTTTGCAGGACTGATTGTCTTCCCCACTTGATTGAAAGTTCCCGAGGGCAGGTACCGTACTTTTGGCTCAGGAGATACTGTTACTTGAGAATCATTGTTGCTGATGGAGTGTGACTGTGGTGACCCATGCTGAGGCCCAGGTTGTTTCCTCCAGGCTGACGCCCCCAACCCGTCCCTCATCCCCGAGACCGACGCCGTGGGGGTGACCGTGGTGCTCATCACCTGCACGTACCATGGGCAGGAGTTCATCCGTGTGGGCTACTATGTCAACAACGAGTACCTCACCCCCGAGCTGCGGGAGCACCCGCCCCTGAAGCCAGACTTCTCTCAGGTGGGCTTGGCTCTGCACTCCTGCTCCAGAGCGCCAGCTCTGCACAGCAGGGAGTTGAGTCGTTGGAGTTGGGAGCCAAGGTCACTTCTTAAGGTTTTCAAGTAGTGCTCAGATCTCGCAGCACCAGGCcagaacaggagagagaaaggcctTTGTTTCTCAGAAGCATGCCTTGCTGAATCCAGATTAGATAGATCCTGGCCCTCAACCCTGGCACGCGGGCATTCCCTGGACTTCCGTCCGTAGCTGTGGTGGTGACGGGATAAGCAGGGTCTGCTtgtcctggggtggggcaggggtttGGGGGTGCCCTGGCTCTGTGGGAATAATGAGAGGGCACGCTGATAAGGGTTGACgttcctcttcctgccccagctccagcgGAACATCTTGGCCTCAAACCCCCGGGTGACCCGCTTCCACATCAACTGGGACAACACCACGGACAGGCTGGAGGCCGTGGAGAAccaggcccctgccctgggctgcgGCGCCCCCCTCAGCTGCACTCCTGTCAAGGGCTTGGGGCTCCCTGGCTgcatccctggcctcctcccCGAGAACTCCATGGACTGCATCTAACTGGGGACCCAGGCCCAGCCTCGGCCCAACTGGCACCGCGGCCCGTCTCCTGGCTCACTGGGAGGGGGTGGCCGGGCCTCCCGGAGAGTCCCATGTGGAGGACTTAGGGCCGTCGGCTACATCCAGGCTGGTCAGACTTGGCTCCGAGGAGGGAACAGGCCTCACGTCGCCCAGCCCAGCCGGATCGTCTCGCCTCTCCTGCCAGGCCTGTGAGAAGCGGGGGCTgcatttcttcattccttctgaCTCGTGTCCTTTCTGTCTTCCACACCCACCGTCAGTTCCACCTGCAGCTCATTGTGCCACCATGCTCCCGTGAGTACCATTGACCTGGAGCTCTTCCCACAGACCTCCCTGGCCTGCTTTGAGGCTTTCTTGGTCAATGCCTGGCAAAGCTCTGGCCTTCTTGGGCCAAAGGCtctgtctttcctttcccttcccaaaCATCTGAGCAGAATCCACCCAGCTTTCTGGAGTCTGGGACAAGGAATCTTGGTTTGAAGGTGGACTTGGACACGATTTCCAGCATTCTCTCAATGATTTTTAGGTCTTTTCAATCCAACAGCCCCTGGAAAACTCTGTTCCCAAAAGTGTGATCAGCAGGATGCTGAGGAATGATGGCTGACTTTCTCAGTGACAGGTACCCTCCAGTTGTGTCCTAGCTGGACCTGCCTTTCCCTGGTGGCTGCTGCTGTGGGGAGATGGCATGTTGGAGGGACCTTCTGTGCTCGCTCTGTCCCAGTGTTGGCCTCAGGCCCCTCTGGCTGCCTTGGTCTGCCGTCTGCTAAGCTCTCAGAGTGATTGCGGACAAGGGAAGCCCCAGGGACCCTAAAGCCCCCTCCTGCCACCATGCTCTCCGCCGCGCCCCACCCCCTTGCTGCTACATGGATGCTGTTGTGGTTGCAGTTTGTATATTAAAGggtttttatattaaatatgtttggttggtctaaaaataaaaagcacttgaTGTAGACTACTTGTTTCCGCCTCTGGCGCAGGTGGGCTGAGACGGCTTCATCCATCTCTCCTGGTGACGTGGAGGCCTCCTGCCTCGTCCCCTTGCTCAGCTTCTGACTCTAGTCTTAACTGGTTGGATAGTTGTATTCTGGACTAAGGTTTGgggaagagtttttctttttcaaaacttaaGCAACCCAGCTGTTCTGTAGATAGAGCATAAGCCGTGATTTTTCAGACTTTGACCTTGACCCACAGGAGAGAATTAACCTGTGTGCTCCAGGGACACACACGGAGCAactcttttattacattttacttcACCTTACTTGGTAGCCTCACAGCCCAAAGGGGCGTGGCTTGGCTGGTGAACCTTTCCCCGTGATTCATGGAGGAGCCCC
This region includes:
- the ASF1B gene encoding histone chaperone ASF1B, coding for MAKVSVLNVAVLENPSPFHSPFRFEISFECSEALADDLEWKIIYVGSAESEEFDQILDSVLVGPVPAGRHMFIFQADAPNPSLIPETDAVGVTVVLITCTYHGQEFIRVGYYVNNEYLTPELREHPPLKPDFSQLQRNILASNPRVTRFHINWDNTTDRLEAVENQAPALGCGAPLSCTPVKGLGLPGCIPGLLPENSMDCI